A section of the Actinomycetes bacterium genome encodes:
- a CDS encoding response regulator transcription factor → MRVLVVEDEKRLAAGLRNGLEAEGFAVDVALDGTDGLWMARENPYDAIVLDIMLPGVNGYKVCATLREEGVWTPILMLTAKDGEWDEVEALDTGADDYLTKPFSYAVLLARLRALLRRGARERPVVLEAGDLRLDPAARRAWRGEAEVELTTRELALLEFLLRRRGEVVSKREILEHVWGYDFEGDPNIVEVYVRHLRNKLDRPFDRDSIQTLRGAGYRLAAQGG, encoded by the coding sequence GTGGTCGAGGACGAGAAGCGGCTCGCGGCCGGGCTCCGCAACGGGCTCGAGGCCGAGGGGTTCGCCGTGGACGTGGCCCTGGACGGCACCGACGGGTTGTGGATGGCCCGGGAGAACCCGTACGACGCGATCGTGCTGGACATCATGCTGCCCGGGGTCAACGGCTACAAGGTCTGCGCCACCTTGCGGGAGGAAGGGGTCTGGACGCCGATCCTGATGCTCACCGCCAAGGACGGGGAGTGGGACGAGGTCGAGGCGCTCGACACCGGGGCCGACGACTACCTGACCAAGCCCTTCTCCTACGCGGTGCTCCTGGCCCGGCTGCGGGCGCTGCTGCGGCGGGGCGCTCGTGAGCGGCCAGTGGTGCTCGAGGCGGGCGACCTGCGGCTTGATCCGGCGGCCAGACGGGCGTGGCGAGGCGAGGCCGAGGTGGAGCTGACCACCCGGGAGCTCGCGCTGCTGGAGTTCCTGTTGCGCCGCCGGGGCGAGGTCGTGTCGAAGCGGGAGATCCTCGAGCACGTCTGGGGCTACGACTTCGAGGGCGACCCGAACATCGTCGAGGTCTACGTGCGGCATCTCCGCAACAAGCTCGACCGGCCGTTCGACCGGGACTCGATCCAGACGCTCCGGGGGGCCGGGTACCGCTTGGCGGCGCAGGGTGGCTGA
- a CDS encoding HAMP domain-containing sensor histidine kinase: MRTTVAAVMVVGVAMAVGGVLMVTVLRDALTRQVAAAARLRAMDVAAVLASGAEPQKLAVDDDEDLMIQVLDRDGRVVMSSPNVKGLPAVARLRPGESAPVEVPIDNDDEFLAVATAADTGDGRFTVVVARNVETVAQSARIVTGMLAVGLPLLLLLVGVTTWRVVGRALAPVEAIRGEVDAISAAELHRRVPDPPGDDEIARLAKTMNRMLDRLERAQVRQRRFVSDASHELRSPVASIRQHAEVALAHPDRTTTVELAETVLAEDLRVQRLVEDLLLLARADEHTLGLRRRLVDLDDLVFNEARRLRDANGVRVDTTAVSAGRVDGDAGGLRRVLRNLGDNAARHARGRISFALAERDSVVVLAVDDDGPGVPEADRERVLERFVRLDDARARDAGGSGLGLAIVAELVAAHGGTLAVAGSPLGGARIEVTLPRGGNGAAPGK, encoded by the coding sequence GTGCGCACGACCGTGGCCGCCGTGATGGTCGTCGGGGTGGCCATGGCCGTGGGTGGGGTGCTGATGGTGACGGTGCTGCGGGACGCGCTCACCCGCCAGGTGGCGGCCGCGGCCCGGCTGCGGGCCATGGACGTGGCAGCGGTGCTCGCGTCGGGGGCCGAGCCACAGAAGCTCGCGGTCGACGACGACGAGGACCTGATGATCCAGGTGCTGGACCGGGACGGCAGGGTGGTCATGTCGAGCCCCAACGTCAAGGGGCTGCCTGCGGTGGCCCGGCTGCGCCCTGGGGAGTCGGCCCCGGTCGAGGTGCCGATCGACAACGACGACGAGTTCCTGGCCGTGGCCACCGCCGCCGACACCGGCGACGGCCGCTTCACCGTCGTGGTGGCCCGCAACGTCGAGACGGTGGCCCAGTCGGCCCGGATCGTCACCGGCATGCTGGCGGTCGGGCTGCCGCTGCTGCTGCTGCTGGTCGGTGTGACCACGTGGAGGGTGGTGGGCCGGGCGCTGGCGCCGGTCGAGGCGATCCGCGGCGAGGTCGACGCGATCTCCGCCGCCGAGCTGCACCGCCGGGTCCCCGACCCGCCGGGCGACGACGAGATCGCCCGGCTGGCCAAGACGATGAACCGGATGCTCGACCGGCTCGAGCGCGCCCAGGTCCGCCAGCGGCGCTTCGTGTCCGACGCCTCCCACGAGCTGCGCTCACCGGTCGCCTCCATCCGCCAGCACGCCGAGGTCGCCCTGGCCCACCCCGACCGCACCACCACCGTCGAGCTGGCCGAGACGGTGCTGGCCGAGGACCTCCGGGTGCAGCGGCTGGTGGAGGACCTGCTGCTGCTGGCCCGAGCCGACGAGCACACCCTGGGGCTGCGCCGACGCCTCGTCGACCTGGACGACCTGGTGTTCAACGAGGCCCGCCGGCTGCGGGACGCCAACGGGGTGCGGGTCGACACCACCGCGGTGTCGGCCGGCCGGGTCGACGGAGACGCCGGCGGGCTGCGCCGGGTGCTCCGCAACCTCGGCGACAACGCCGCCCGCCACGCCCGCGGCCGCATCTCGTTCGCGCTCGCCGAGCGCGACAGCGTGGTGGTGCTGGCGGTGGACGACGACGGGCCGGGGGTCCCCGAGGCCGACCGCGAGCGGGTCCTCGAGCGCTTCGTCCGCCTCGATGACGCCCGGGCCCGCGACGCCGGTGGCAGCGGGCTCGGCCTGGCCATCGTGGCCGAGCTGGTCGCCGCCCACGGCGGCACGCTCGCCGTCGCCGGCAGCCCTCTGGGTGGCGCCCGGATCGAGGTCACCCTCCCACGTGGCGGCAACGGCGCCGCGCCGGGCAAGTGA